The Porites lutea chromosome 9, jaPorLute2.1, whole genome shotgun sequence sequence ataaaaaaattgctagCTTTGATTCCAAACTATTTAACGAACAAACAGGGAAACAAACTTCTTCTGATCTTATGATTTGACTAGCTTGATCGCTGGTAAATTACTAATTATACTTCTCCAAGAAAATACTTCATAATAGAGAGTAGAAGTGTGACATCACATTaccaaggaaacaaaatttcttGACAGAGACACAGACCTTCCAACCCCTAAACCATGCAAATCGGGAGTGTTTGAAACAAAAAGCCTCGAAAAACCTGGAGATTGGGACCTCAAACCTGGAGATTTTCAAAAGATATATAtcaaataaaactaaaaaggcAATTATTTTTGTCACAGTATTCTTTACTCTATTGGTTGGTGGTCTCTGTTGTACTCTCTTGCTGCTCTTTTGGCAGTGATGAAAAGATTCTCATTCACTATCCACATTCATGGGATGGCGAGTAGCCAATTGAGAATGCTATAAGGCTTTCACACAGACCTTAGCAAACTTATGTTTTTCAGGAATAAGGTTGGAATTAGACTCAGCTTTCCCCCCAAAATTATACAAACAACTTGTCCATTATTTCCAGACTGCGATTTCTAACAGAGTCATCTGGCAATTTTAAGATTTTCTGATTTGTTTCTAAGAGCAATCATGTACCAGAAAGTCATACATACATATGAATGTTTCTTCTTGTTCGCCATAGTTTGTTGAGATCCATTTAATTCTGCTACCATGACAATGTGACATAGTGACTTCTCTCTATGCCCAGATTAACCTGCTCTGCACCTCAGTCTATGGGGATTGAGAAAAGCATTCTGTATGGTACACCACAGTCAGGCacagacctgccaactctcccaATTCTGCCGAGAGTCTCtcgaatttttaaatttttctcacGGCCTCACGAGAAGACTCCCAATGTCATGATTTGGTGTTTGTGAATTGTGCTGTTCTCAGGTGAATAAAATATAACATTGTGATTAAAGTGCCCTCTGTGAAAAATGAAGTGCCAAAATCCTAGACTGTGTACACGTACATTGAAGATCAACTGATGAAAATAAATCATTAATTTGGACAAAGGACCTTAACTATCActgggtggcttgatttaacttCATTTTTAAGTCTTTTGATGTAGATTCACACTTCAGTGCGCTCAGACCCACCTACACTTGGCCTCCCTAGGGAATTTATAGCCGCGCAGAGATCACCCGACCACATGACCGAGATCAAAGGTTTTTCGTAAACTCGAGACCAGATTCCCCCTTCCCTCTAGAAAGAAAGAGTTGACATTCTAATCTAAGTagtgatgacataatttcttaaaggCCAGGTCTTGAAACAGGTATGGATTTTGGAGGCAAGGTCTGAAAACAGGGTCAAGATTTTGAAGAACCAGGCGGCAAAAaacccaccaagaattcccagcaGTACCCCTCCACCCtccacccccccgccccccaactCCCCCATTTTCACCCCAACTAAAAGTGGCCAATTCCTTGGAAGTTTTGTTAGGTGGAAACTAAACCCTTTAACTCTTCTCTTATGGGTTAGCAATAAGATTTCATGGGCAGGAATCTTGCCACTTTTGGAAAGGGTGGGAGTAACAAATGGAAAGCTCCCATCAAAGTATCATCATGAaatttactgcgcttttcacaaacatgcgaattctgaagttcaaaagccaactgatgATTGCGGTTTTTTTtatgccgtcaatcatcttaacggacctatTAGGAAACAATACTTTACTTTaacaggttcaaaaggtcatggtttctgatttgtgattggtggatttcgatccgttttttcagggttcgttgcttgtgatcgtaattatgattgacggcagcgaaaaactgAATTGTGAAGGAGGCTTTTGAAcgttagagttcgcatgtttgtgaaaagcgcagtaacacCACCTAAAAATTCAAGGTTTACAAAAAGTCAGTGATCTAATGATTAATCACAACAACCCGAACTTTCTCTCTTCCGGACGTTGGATAAATTGACTCCTTCAGTCGcattaaaatcatttttcaccCTGGTTTGCTCTAGTTCATTCAGTCTTTTAACAGCAGCCGCGAACGCAACGTTGACATTAGTCGAGTCTTTTGCGCTTGTTTCGTAGTAAGGAATTCCACCGAGTTCTTTACAAAAGTTATGAGCTTCTTCTTGTGACACAACTCGGTCGTTAACATCAACTTTATTTCCCAAAAGGATAAATGGAAAGTTATCTTCCTTGCGAACGTCCGCGTAGTAAAGAAACTCCTTCCTCCACATGGCTAAGTTTTTGAAGCTTTGTACATCATCAACGGCGTAAACTAATAGACACAAATCTGATCCACGATAAAAGGGTGTCCTTAAGCTCTTAAATCTCTCCTGGCCAGCTGTATCCCAAATTTGAAGCGTGTACGAATCTCCGTCCACCGTAACATCCTTGTTCAAGAATTCAACCCCAATTGTGTGATAAGACTGGTTGTCGAATTTGTTACTTACAAATCGGTT is a genomic window containing:
- the LOC140947712 gene encoding ras-related protein Rab-9A-like, encoding MSNKNTFLKVVLLGDGGVGKSSLMNRFVSNKFDNQSYHTIGVEFLNKDVTVDGDSYTLQIWDTAGQERFKSLRTPFYRGSDLCLLVYAVDDVQSFKNLAMWRKEFLYYADVRKEDNFPFILLGNKVDVNDRVVSQEEAHNFCKELGGIPYYETSAKDSTNVNVAFAAAVKRLNELEQTRVKNDFNATEGVNLSNVRKRESSGCCD